TCATTTCGTCTCTTAAAAATCGAAACCTTAGATAAAAGAGAAATCCTTaggaaatgaaatattattgGTTCTTCTCTTGCAGTTGGCGGTAAAAAGGCTGAAGGCGATGACCGCGAAAGCAGAGATGGAGTTTGCAGTTGAGGTAGAGATACTTGGTAGGGTTAGACATAAGAATTTGCTAGGGTTAAGAGGATTCTATGCTGGCGGAGATGAAAGGCTAATAGTATATGATTATATGCCTAACCATAGCTTGCTCACTCATTTGCACGGACAACTCGCTCCCGATGGCCTATTGGATTGGCCTCGAAGGATGAACATCGCAATTGGATCAGCCGAGGGGATCGCGTAAGTAATTCAAATCTTATCATATTACAAATATCCAGTTTTCAAGTAATCATTAATGTAAGTGATGAAATACTGATAGCCCCAAAATTAAGGGGGAATATGGTCAAGGAAATATTTGATCTTATTCGTTATTATATGTGAATTCTGATAGTTTTTAAGTAATCATCAATGTAAGTGATGAAACACTGATAGCGTCTTTCAAAATTAAGGGGTAATATGGTCAAGGAAAGACGACTATCAGTATTTCAtcacttttcttaaattttttattgattGGATCGTTGTTGCGTGATTTGAAGATACTTGCATCACGAGGCGAAGCCTCACATCATACACAGAGACATAAAGGCGAGCAACGTGCTCCTAGACTCGGAATTCGACGCCAAAGTAGCGGATTTTGGATTCGCGAAGCTGATACCGGAAGGGGTGAGTCACCTAACCACGAGGGTGAAAGGAACCCTAGGGTATCTAGCACCCGAATACGCCATGTGGGGGAAGGTCTCGGAGAGCTGCGACGTGTACAGCTTCGGGATCCTGCTCCTCGAGATCATCAGCGCCAGGAAGCCCCTGGAGAAGCTCCCCGGGGGTGTGAAGCGCGACATCGTGCAGTGGGCCACGCCGTTTCTCGACAAGGGAGCGTTCGAGCAAATAGCCGACCCTAGGCTGAAGGGCAGGTTCGACCGGGACGAGCTAAAGAGAGTCATCGCCATCGCCCTCCGTTGCACGGATGCGGAGGCGGAGAATAGGCCGAGCATGGTGGAGGTGGTGGCATGGCTCAAGGGCGGAGTCGGGAGTAGGAGGAGGGAGGTACGGATTCACAAATATAGTACAGAGGATGAGTATGACGACGATGTTCGGGTGAATGATGTGGAGACGACGTCGTAGCATGATTTGATCATAGTGGTTTGTGAATTGTTGTTATAATGTTTGTGGAGTTCACGTGGAAATGTAATTATATCATTTGTTCAGGTTTTAAATGTATCCTCCgaatttatctaggattaagtttTGGATTTCGGATACATACCACATCATAGATCAATTGTGATACATTTTTTGTCATTGGACAGACAGAGTTAGGTAATGTCTGAAGTCAAAGGTCTTGAGTTCGAGTTCTAGGTAATGTCTGAAGTCAAAGGTCTTGGGTTCGAGTTCTTTATGGTGCGGaatttaaatctaaattcacATAGTTTAAGGGCGGAGTAATTAttatttcttcatattttatatttttataattttatttttaattcgttTTATGTCCATAGAATTTTTAAATCACTTATAAATAgtgattttcattattttttataattttatattattaatgaTTTTTAGAATTTATGAAATTAGGATTAGGAtttcttatttccttttttccaTTCGGCCATTCTTGTAGCATGTTTGAACCAAATTTGTTCATTCTAAATTTTGAAGTTCAAATTTCAAACCTATTAATAATACTACATTGTACCTTGTGAAGTTAGATATCCCCTTTCCCCTCACGCGGTGTATGAAAATAATGTGCTAACTTAGCAACCTCAGGAAAGATTAACTATGATCTCAAaactaattaaacaattttGCTAAGCACATAGAAACTAATAAAATTATCTCTTATTTTGAGGATGTGTATATGCTGGCGGTTTAGGTGAATTCATGGACCCAGCGTCAATATTTTGTCACTATCATTGACTAGTTCAAGGAATAAAAGGTGGATACTAAGGACGgccataaaattttcaaaaaatatggCCATTTGCTATAAGCGTTGAACTACCGACGAAATACAAATTTATCTCATTCTTCATAGAGTTGGACTAAATATAGATATTTAAATGGTAGGAAGTGTTCATATAACTATTTTCAAATAAGAACTTACTCTCTCTGTTCTGTTGTAATTAAGGCATTTTTTTCCGGCACATGATTTAATAAATATTGTATtgagtgagttaagtaaatgaagaataaagtaggaaagaaaaTGGTAGAgaggtggagagagaataaaacaaaagagagtaaagaaatgtgttgatttttactttaaaaaatgactctatgacctactatggaacgtacgaaaatg
This portion of the Salvia splendens isolate huo1 chromosome 10, SspV2, whole genome shotgun sequence genome encodes:
- the LOC121751424 gene encoding PTI1-like tyrosine-protein kinase At3g15890 isoform X2 gives rise to the protein MMKYICKCLFCVSIENQPKSSSSRQRDYPWDIYTLKELVHATNNFHNDNKIGEGGFGSVYWGRTSKGVELAVKRLKAMTAKAEMEFAVEVEILGRVRHKNLLGLRGFYAGGDERLIVYDYMPNHSLLTHLHGQLAPDGLLDWPRRMNIAIGSAEGIAYLHHEAKPHIIHRDIKASNVLLDSEFDAKVADFGFAKLIPEGVSHLTTRVKGTLGYLAPEYAMWGKVSESCDVYSFGILLLEIISARKPLEKLPGGVKRDIVQWATPFLDKGAFEQIADPRLKGRFDRDELKRVIAIALRCTDAEAENRPSMVEVVAWLKGGVGSRRREVRIHKYSTEDEYDDDVRVNDVETTS
- the LOC121751424 gene encoding PTI1-like tyrosine-protein kinase At3g15890 isoform X1; the encoded protein is MMKYICKCLFCVSIENQPKSSSSSRQRDYPWDIYTLKELVHATNNFHNDNKIGEGGFGSVYWGRTSKGVELAVKRLKAMTAKAEMEFAVEVEILGRVRHKNLLGLRGFYAGGDERLIVYDYMPNHSLLTHLHGQLAPDGLLDWPRRMNIAIGSAEGIAYLHHEAKPHIIHRDIKASNVLLDSEFDAKVADFGFAKLIPEGVSHLTTRVKGTLGYLAPEYAMWGKVSESCDVYSFGILLLEIISARKPLEKLPGGVKRDIVQWATPFLDKGAFEQIADPRLKGRFDRDELKRVIAIALRCTDAEAENRPSMVEVVAWLKGGVGSRRREVRIHKYSTEDEYDDDVRVNDVETTS